The Brassica oleracea var. oleracea cultivar TO1000 chromosome C6, BOL, whole genome shotgun sequence genomic interval TGTGGCAACTTCTTTGACAACATGGACGACATTCTTGATTTTCCCGGTGGTGATATCGACGTCGGTTTCGACATCGGTGAATCCGACTCTTTCCCTAACATCTGGACCACTCATCACGACACGTGGCCGCCCGCTTCTGATCCACTCTTCTCTTCCAACACCAACACAAACTCTGACTCTTCACCTGAGCTCTATGTTCCGGTCAGTTTCCACCCTAACCTGATCTTTATGTGATTCTGCACTCTTCTTTGTTTTGACGTTGACTTATATGTTTCTTTGTCGGAAAAACTACAGTTTGAAGATATTGTTAAGGTTGAAAGGCCACCGAGCTTGATTGAGAAGAAGGAAGATTCGTTTTCAACGAACATGGACTCATCGTCTTCTTATAGCACATTCAGAAGTTCAAGTCCAGTGTCGGTGCTCGAAAGCAGCTCCTCATCGTCTCAGACGACCAACACAACCTCACTTGTCCTCCCTGGAAAGCAGGGTCGTCCACGCACTAAGCGCCCTCGTCCACATCTCCATGAGAAGGATGGAGTCAAAGACATTGTTGATTCGTGCCTCATCGTTAGAATACCGAAGCAGTTTGTCTCCGACCACAGCAAGATGATAACTAAGAAGAAGAAGAAGAAGGCCAAGGTTACTTCTTCATCTTCTTCTTCAGGGATTGATCTTGAAGTGAATGGAAACAGCAACGTTGATTCGTATAGTTTAGACCAAAATCCAGTTAGGAAATGTATGCACTGTGAGGTCACCAAGACTCCACAATGGAGGCTTGGACCTAACGGTCCAAAGACGCTTTGCAACGCGTGTGGCGTGCGTTACAAGTCAGGAAGGCTTTTCCCGGAGTACCGTCCAGCTGCTAGTCCAACATTCACTCCGGCTCTTCACTCAAACTCACACAAGAAGGTGGCTGAAATGAGAAGCAAGAGATGCAAGGATGGAAGCTACACGACCGAAGAGAATGATATGCAAGATTTGATTCCGAACAATGCCTACACTGGTGTAGACTTAAAACCGAGAGAGAGATGATTCAATCTCCAAGTGTTGAAGTGATTAGAGTTGAGAGGAGTAGGAAAGAGTCAGGGGGCAGTTTTAGATTTAGAAGAGATGAATGAAGAGGAACAATCAATTTGAGGAGATCAGAAATTAGAAGAGAATTGATTGTGATTGTATTTTGTATTTGTAGTGTGAATGGGCAAAGCAGAAGATTTTGAAGACATTAGAGAAAGTTAAGTGTTGAGTTTCCATTAAATATTCCTCTCATTTTCTCTTTCAATTCTTTGTATTTTTATTGCGAAGATTTTTTGTTTATGTTAAAACCATATTTTATAAATTGTTAATTATTAGATGGTTATTTTTTTTACTTTTTATTTTGATAATTGTGGGTGTCATGACCAAATCCCAATAGTCTCCAAAGTGATTGATACGAACGAGTAGTTCCCTCCCGGGTATGTCAGTTTTATAGAGGAAGCGTAAAACATAGCCCAATGTAGATGGTTTGTTCAGCTTACCCCTAAAGCTACACTTTTTTATCCAAAGCTAAATACATTGCTTTTTCTTGCCAACAAACTGATTACATTTTTTATGAGAAATTCTCTAAATTGACTCTTTTAAGTTTTTTTTTCACCAAAAGAGTTTCCAATAAAAAAATACTAAAAGAAATTTCCAAAAAGTAATAGCATAAAGTTAACTATTATAGACTTATGGTTTTAGATTTGAGGGATAGAGTTTTGGGGGTGGGGTTTAGAATTTTAAAAAATAAATAAACAAATATTAAAATTTTTAGAAATAGTTTCAATAATAATTTTCGGATTTTGAAATTAAATTTTTGATTTTTTTTGAAAAATTAAAAAAAGTTCAAATTAAAACATGTACTATTCAAAAAATAAAAATTAGTTATTATTTATTTAAATATTTATGTATATTGAAAAATCTATAAAGTATAGAAAGAT includes:
- the LOC106300950 gene encoding GATA transcription factor 8-like translates to MIGQSFFPEDLDCGNFFDNMDDILDFPGGDIDVGFDIGESDSFPNIWTTHHDTWPPASDPLFSSNTNTNSDSSPELYVPFEDIVKVERPPSLIEKKEDSFSTNMDSSSSYSTFRSSSPVSVLESSSSSSQTTNTTSLVLPGKQGRPRTKRPRPHLHEKDGVKDIVDSCLIVRIPKQFVSDHSKMITKKKKKKAKVTSSSSSSGIDLEVNGNSNVDSYSLDQNPVRKCMHCEVTKTPQWRLGPNGPKTLCNACGVRYKSGRLFPEYRPAASPTFTPALHSNSHKKVAEMRSKRCKDGSYTTEENDMQDLIPNNAYTGVDLKPRER